Proteins encoded together in one Formosa sp. Hel3_A1_48 window:
- a CDS encoding nuclear transport factor 2 family protein codes for MKRIIAFTVLSLMVTSCNFKANEADEVSNEPVVIGSVTMEDGSSNPVLVGETKNEQIWLDYIKAHNDRDLDKIAAVNAEDWEGYTPDGGVIKGNDKHIEFLASWFESSSPKWKVNWMIANAAADEDGVMTQWLTTGNEYTTTDEDGNEVLEYHVHDIQFVGDNIKKINVYSRMKPAE; via the coding sequence ATGAAAAGAATTATTGCATTTACGGTATTATCTCTAATGGTCACATCTTGTAATTTCAAAGCTAATGAAGCTGATGAGGTTTCTAATGAACCGGTGGTGATTGGATCAGTTACAATGGAGGATGGCAGCAGCAATCCTGTCCTCGTTGGAGAAACCAAGAATGAGCAAATTTGGTTAGATTACATCAAAGCGCACAACGACAGAGACTTAGATAAAATAGCTGCTGTTAATGCAGAAGATTGGGAAGGTTATACACCTGATGGAGGCGTGATTAAAGGCAATGATAAACATATCGAATTTTTGGCTTCTTGGTTTGAGTCCTCTTCCCCAAAATGGAAGGTCAATTGGATGATTGCCAATGCAGCTGCGGACGAAGATGGTGTGATGACGCAATGGTTAACTACAGGAAACGAATACACCACTACGGATGAAGATGGGAATGAGGTTTTGGAATACCATGTTCATGATATTCAATTTGTTGGCGATAACATCAAAAAAATCAATGTATATTCTAGAATGAAGCCAGCAGAATAG
- a CDS encoding TonB-dependent receptor domain-containing protein produces MEKDLSFRLGLNRFDYGLEGYYSYYNTTIGILRSAHAANASSQIRAINSSEPLIIRNFTYDIEYPNQDVKHQLARIKGFKNFESLGRVNFQYDYQKNKRFEYDIRRGNDRDTPALDLELDTHTVLVDVKKAYDALELKYGIMGRFQTNFANPDTGIRRLIPDYDKYDYGVYIIGDYKINDKWQVESGIRFDYSFIDAFKYYKTSVWIERGYDLLFPDIVVNELSTQLLTNPKLEFNNLSATLGFNYNISENSSLFFNQSMASRAPNPSELFSDGLHHAIARIELGDLRFKSEIGHKTDLTYRFESERFNFSVNPFYNLIQDFILIEPIGLRETIRGNFQVWEYRQTEVQLFGVDIDASYNLNKALKFTHQLSLVKGYERGNNLPLINMPPVNTKNQISYSNQKLNNLKLSLESEYVFAQNEYPDNNFEVYIPVLETTETLDISTPPNAYHLLKLNGSMDFKVSKTAALKVGLEVTNLLNTSYRSYLNLLRYYADDLGRNFLLNLKLNY; encoded by the coding sequence ATGGAAAAAGACCTTTCCTTTCGTTTGGGATTGAATCGATTTGATTATGGCTTAGAAGGGTATTATTCCTATTACAATACAACTATAGGTATTTTACGCTCCGCACATGCTGCTAATGCCTCCTCTCAAATAAGAGCTATAAACAGTAGCGAGCCGCTAATAATCAGAAACTTTACCTATGATATTGAGTACCCCAATCAAGATGTAAAACATCAGCTTGCTCGTATTAAAGGGTTTAAAAATTTCGAAAGCCTAGGTAGAGTGAATTTTCAATACGATTATCAAAAAAATAAACGCTTCGAGTACGACATTCGAAGAGGGAATGATCGAGATACGCCGGCATTAGATTTGGAACTGGACACCCATACTGTTTTGGTGGATGTTAAAAAGGCTTATGACGCCTTAGAACTTAAGTACGGAATAATGGGCCGATTTCAAACAAATTTCGCCAATCCAGATACTGGAATAAGACGATTAATTCCAGACTATGATAAATATGATTATGGAGTCTACATTATTGGAGATTATAAAATTAATGACAAATGGCAAGTAGAATCTGGAATTCGTTTTGATTATAGTTTTATAGATGCTTTTAAATATTACAAAACCTCGGTATGGATTGAACGTGGATATGATCTTTTATTTCCTGATATTGTAGTGAATGAGTTAAGCACCCAATTACTCACTAACCCAAAACTGGAGTTTAATAATCTTTCAGCAACTCTAGGATTCAACTATAATATTAGTGAAAATTCGTCCCTGTTCTTCAACCAATCAATGGCTTCCAGAGCGCCTAACCCCTCTGAGCTTTTTAGCGATGGTTTACACCACGCCATAGCTCGAATTGAATTAGGTGACTTGCGTTTTAAATCTGAAATTGGACATAAAACGGATTTGACGTATAGGTTCGAAAGTGAACGCTTTAATTTCTCAGTCAACCCGTTCTACAACCTTATTCAAGATTTTATTCTAATTGAACCAATTGGCTTAAGAGAGACTATTAGAGGAAATTTTCAAGTTTGGGAATACCGACAAACCGAAGTACAACTTTTTGGTGTGGATATAGATGCCAGCTACAATTTAAACAAGGCTTTGAAATTCACTCATCAATTATCATTAGTCAAAGGATATGAACGAGGCAACAATCTGCCTTTAATAAATATGCCACCTGTCAATACAAAAAATCAAATTTCATATTCTAATCAAAAATTAAACAATCTGAAATTATCCTTAGAGAGCGAATATGTGTTTGCTCAAAATGAGTACCCAGATAATAATTTTGAAGTCTATATTCCAGTACTAGAAACAACAGAAACACTCGATATAAGCACACCACCAAACGCATATCATTTGTTAAAGTTAAACGGTAGTATGGATTTTAAAGTATCGAAAACAGCAGCTCTAAAAGTAGGATTAGAGGTGACAAATTTATTAAATACCTCCTACAGAAGCTACCTAAATCTATTGCGTTATTATGCTGATGATCTAGGTAGAAATTTTTTATTAAATCTTAAACTCAATTATTAA
- a CDS encoding alkaline phosphatase, whose protein sequence is MHIKFYSLFTLLFFYSCSEYSPASERPKNVILLISDGTGLSQISSAYFYKESEVNYSRFQHIGLITTSSSIEDITDSAASATAFSCGQKTYNGAIGVLEDSKQLENIVEIASLKGVKTGLVATSSITHATPACFYAHVSDRDYEDEIALQLTKSEIDYFAGGGEKFFNQRADGLNLIDSLQSNGFTTNTSALTSFDKIKSNTKQAFLLGAEDMPKMSEGRGDFLSEATLLGVQFLHQNNTPFFLMSEGSQIDWAGHDNDAPYLISELIDFDELIGAVLDFAAQDGETLVVVTSDHETGGFTLSGAPYRTSEGKIYDSYNKLDPRFSTGGHSATLIPVFAYGPGAAQFSGVYDNTDIFHKIIELTEWGMD, encoded by the coding sequence ATGCATATTAAATTTTACTCACTTTTTACGCTTTTATTTTTTTATAGTTGTTCTGAATACAGCCCTGCTAGTGAACGCCCTAAGAACGTTATTTTGCTCATCAGCGATGGTACAGGCTTATCACAAATTTCTTCAGCCTATTTTTATAAAGAATCTGAAGTAAATTATTCAAGATTTCAACACATAGGACTCATTACGACCAGCTCTTCAATAGAAGATATTACAGACTCAGCTGCCAGTGCTACTGCCTTTTCTTGTGGTCAAAAAACCTACAATGGAGCTATCGGCGTTTTGGAAGATTCAAAGCAACTAGAAAATATTGTCGAAATTGCTTCATTAAAAGGGGTGAAAACAGGTCTTGTGGCCACCTCGTCCATCACACATGCTACGCCAGCCTGTTTTTATGCTCATGTTTCTGATAGAGACTACGAAGATGAAATAGCTTTACAACTTACCAAATCAGAAATTGATTATTTCGCAGGTGGAGGGGAGAAGTTTTTTAATCAACGAGCAGATGGTTTAAATCTTATTGATTCTCTTCAATCGAATGGGTTTACCACCAATACAAGCGCATTGACTTCATTTGATAAAATCAAATCAAACACAAAACAAGCTTTTTTACTTGGCGCTGAAGATATGCCGAAAATGAGTGAGGGCAGGGGCGATTTCTTGTCAGAAGCTACCTTGTTGGGTGTGCAGTTTTTACATCAAAATAACACCCCTTTCTTTTTGATGTCGGAAGGCTCACAAATAGATTGGGCAGGACACGATAATGATGCCCCTTATTTGATCTCTGAGCTTATCGATTTTGACGAGCTTATTGGGGCAGTATTGGATTTTGCTGCTCAGGATGGAGAAACCTTGGTGGTGGTAACTTCAGATCACGAAACGGGCGGATTTACACTTTCGGGTGCCCCTTACCGGACAAGCGAAGGTAAAATTTACGACAGCTATAACAAACTCGATCCTCGATTTTCTACTGGTGGACATTCGGCGACACTAATCCCAGTTTTTGCGTATGGTCCAGGTGCAGCACAATTTTCTGGAGTGTACGACAATACAGATATTTTTCACAAAATCATTGAGCTCACTGAATGGGGTATGGATTAA
- a CDS encoding GLPGLI family protein, with protein MPALIINILTFFILPFMLIGGGNKPANDFQGKATYISKSRLELGTWGARMSEARKKQIAARLKNRLEKEFVLVFNKEESLFIEQEQLDAISGATDSWGKNFAAGENYKNVKSDKQIQQQEFYGKKFLVKDQLQPMTWTLGNETKKIGNYNCFKATTFIPTDDLLWYSFSWSRMRTTNDSEEKTTEVDDKSVDITEVEAWYTPQIPVRHGPSEYWGLPGLILEVSAGETTMLCSKIVLNPSDVIEIEAPSKGSVVTKSEYQDLIQNKMVEFRNNRMRRR; from the coding sequence ATGCCTGCACTCATCATTAATATTCTGACCTTTTTTATTCTTCCTTTTATGCTCATCGGTGGTGGTAATAAGCCTGCAAATGACTTTCAAGGAAAAGCTACTTATATTTCAAAATCAAGATTAGAACTAGGTACATGGGGTGCTCGAATGAGCGAAGCCCGAAAAAAACAAATAGCAGCACGCTTGAAAAATCGTTTAGAAAAAGAATTTGTTTTGGTATTTAACAAAGAAGAATCCTTATTTATAGAACAGGAGCAGCTCGATGCTATTTCTGGTGCTACCGATTCTTGGGGTAAGAATTTTGCAGCCGGTGAAAACTATAAAAATGTAAAAAGCGACAAACAGATTCAGCAACAAGAATTTTATGGCAAAAAGTTTTTAGTCAAAGACCAGTTGCAACCAATGACTTGGACGCTTGGAAATGAGACAAAAAAAATTGGGAATTACAATTGTTTTAAGGCTACGACGTTTATTCCTACAGATGATTTGCTGTGGTATTCTTTTTCTTGGTCGCGCATGCGCACAACAAACGACTCAGAAGAGAAGACGACTGAAGTAGACGACAAGTCAGTAGATATTACAGAAGTTGAAGCATGGTATACGCCTCAAATCCCTGTACGTCATGGTCCTTCAGAATATTGGGGGTTACCGGGTTTAATATTGGAAGTCAGTGCTGGTGAGACCACTATGCTATGTTCTAAAATTGTACTCAATCCTTCAGATGTCATTGAAATTGAGGCCCCTAGCAAAGGATCTGTAGTCACTAAAAGTGAATACCAAGACCTTATTCAAAACAAAATGGTGGAATTTAGAAACAACCGCATGAGACGCCGTTAG
- a CDS encoding gliding motility-associated C-terminal domain-containing protein, whose protein sequence is MKHIFSYLLLLFSFLSVYAQLGFCNGNSGAPIFVEDFGAGPGSVPLPNGTTTYLYSTGFPNDSFYTVRNSTFGNPYDWQEIEDHTPNDSNGRFLIVNADFTAGEFYKTTVTGLCEFTTYEFSAWLLNLLKVPGFCVDLGIEIPINVKFQIWDSNETTLIASGDTGDIYATAAPTWGEFGLVFQTLENQQSVVLKMLNNGGGGCGNDLVIDDIEFKTCGDNVVVTDELDNTSLTICNSETPYATTLTSTPDFAVFTSHFYQWQESSDGVTWQDIDGETNQNINLNVTSGGFYRTKVSEFEDNLSNEQCILLSDLYQISINPNPPAPNNNGDVSFDCSLNEAILSVTSNSNTSVNWYDAASNGQLLQANSLTYTANAVGTYYAETIDNITGCVSTSRTAVITETYTTAPTAETPQTFCGSVLLQELQTNGENIKFYTDQSGGTLLDETTEISDDTTVYITQTIDDCESQDLVAVEIIIENPTIYTDNFEILYCLDSTPIVNLFDASNEFLSDDFIGFFNSLQEAETVNNEIVNPNTFMISSEEQMIYARIEEGLCYEIYPILLVSENCTLVIPQAISPNNDGFNDVFDIQNLYDVHFNHTLKIYNRYGLCIFEGTNDKKWAGQSDEGKLVPVGTYFYVLTLNNEDNEVFTGWVYCNY, encoded by the coding sequence ATGAAACATATTTTTTCTTATTTATTATTACTTTTTTCATTTTTATCTGTTTATGCGCAATTAGGGTTTTGTAACGGAAATTCTGGTGCTCCTATTTTTGTAGAAGACTTTGGAGCAGGACCAGGCAGTGTCCCACTACCAAATGGAACTACAACTTATTTGTATTCTACTGGTTTTCCAAACGATAGTTTTTATACTGTACGAAATAGCACTTTTGGGAATCCATATGATTGGCAAGAAATTGAAGATCATACACCTAATGATAGCAACGGAAGATTTCTTATTGTGAATGCAGATTTTACAGCGGGAGAATTTTATAAAACAACTGTAACTGGATTATGCGAATTTACAACTTATGAATTTTCGGCCTGGCTGTTGAATTTATTGAAAGTTCCTGGATTTTGCGTTGATTTGGGAATCGAAATTCCAATTAATGTCAAATTTCAAATATGGGACAGCAACGAAACTACACTTATAGCAAGTGGAGATACTGGAGATATTTATGCAACAGCAGCTCCTACATGGGGTGAGTTTGGTTTAGTTTTTCAAACTCTAGAAAACCAACAATCTGTTGTCTTAAAAATGCTTAACAATGGCGGGGGCGGCTGTGGAAATGACTTAGTAATAGATGATATTGAATTCAAAACTTGTGGAGATAATGTAGTCGTAACAGATGAATTAGATAATACTTCTTTAACAATTTGTAATAGCGAAACACCCTATGCCACAACCTTAACTTCTACTCCTGATTTTGCAGTTTTTACATCTCATTTTTATCAGTGGCAAGAAAGTTCAGATGGTGTAACATGGCAAGATATTGATGGAGAAACAAACCAAAATATAAATCTTAATGTTACATCTGGAGGGTTTTATAGAACAAAAGTTTCTGAATTTGAAGATAACCTATCAAATGAACAATGTATATTACTTTCAGATTTATATCAAATCTCAATCAATCCGAATCCTCCTGCGCCAAATAACAATGGAGATGTTAGTTTTGATTGTAGTTTAAATGAAGCGATTTTATCTGTAACCTCAAATTCAAATACTAGCGTCAACTGGTACGATGCTGCTTCAAATGGACAACTTTTACAAGCAAACAGTTTGACCTATACCGCTAATGCTGTTGGTACCTATTATGCGGAAACGATCGATAACATTACAGGTTGTGTCTCTACATCAAGAACAGCTGTAATTACTGAAACATATACTACTGCACCAACAGCAGAAACCCCACAAACTTTCTGTGGTTCAGTTCTTTTACAAGAACTCCAAACCAATGGTGAGAATATTAAATTTTATACCGATCAATCCGGAGGAACCTTGCTTGATGAAACTACTGAAATTAGTGATGATACTACTGTTTATATTACGCAAACTATAGATGACTGTGAAAGCCAGGATTTAGTTGCAGTGGAAATTATTATTGAAAACCCTACCATTTATACAGATAATTTTGAAATCCTATATTGCCTAGACAGTACCCCAATAGTTAATTTATTTGATGCTTCCAATGAATTTCTGAGTGATGATTTTATTGGTTTCTTCAATTCTCTTCAAGAGGCTGAAACCGTAAACAATGAAATTGTTAATCCAAATACTTTTATGATCTCTAGTGAGGAGCAAATGATCTATGCGCGTATTGAAGAAGGACTTTGTTACGAAATCTATCCAATATTATTAGTTTCAGAGAACTGTACCCTTGTAATTCCTCAGGCCATATCTCCTAATAATGATGGGTTTAATGATGTATTTGATATTCAGAATCTATACGATGTGCATTTTAATCATACTTTAAAGATATACAATCGCTATGGCCTTTGTATTTTCGAAGGTACAAATGATAAAAAATGGGCTGGCCAGTCAGATGAAGGAAAGTTGGTTCCAGTGGGTACCTATTTTTATGTTCTGACGCTAAATAACGAAGATAACGAAGTGTTTACTGGCTGGGTGTACTGTAATTATTAA